The genome window GCTTTGTATTTACGTTTGGTATTGGGGCATGGCACCAGTAAAGCCTTATTGCCACCCGATATTCTGGTGGTAACTTTTACTGAAGCTGCCACCCAAGAGCTGACCGAACGTATAGGCCAGCGTTTAGCAGACGCTGCCCGTTATTTCCGCGAACAAACAAATGAAGCAGATCCATTTTTACAAAGTCTGCGCAGCGAATTTACCCCAGAGCAGTGGCCCCATTGCGCTTATCAGCTGGAGCTGGCGGTGCAGTATCTGGATGAAGCGGCCATTTCTACTATTCACGGCTGGTGTAATAAAGTACTGGCCGAATTTGCACTCTCCAGCGGTTATTTGTTTGAACAAAACCTGGTGACAGACGTTGAGCAGTTGCAGCTGGATGTGATCCGCGATTACTGGCGCAATTTTTATTACCCATTGCCGGAAGAGCATATAGCCACAGTCTGGCAACAGCTGCAAAACCCTGAAACTTTGCGCAAAAAAATTCTGCCGCTGATAAGCCATCTGTCGTTATTTACAGAACCCGCGACACCAGCTGTGTTATTGCCTGAAGTGAAAGCGCAGCGTAAGCAAAAACTGGCAGAGCTTAAAGCACCCTGGAATAACTGGATCAGCGAAATCCGCATTTTGCTGCATGGTGCTATTGAGCGTAAAGAGGTGGATGGCCGCAAATTGCAGGCGCGTTATCTCGACAGCTGGCTGGCAAAATTAGTAGCTTGGATCACCGATGCCGAAATGGTTGATCCGGATTTACAAACAGGCCAAAGCCGCTTAACGCCAGAAGGTTTAAGTGAAGCGTTTAAAGGCCCAGTTCCGAATCATCCGGCTTTTGAGGCTATGGCAAAACTGGCCGATGAACTGGCAGCTTTGCCGGATCCACAGCAGGATTTAGTGCTGCATGCGGCCTTTTGGTTTGCGCGGCGTTTCCATCAGTTGCAGTTAGAACGCTCTGAACTTGGTTTTGATGAGCTGCTAAGCCGCTTGCAGCAGGCGCTGCAAAAAGATCAGGGTGGGCTTCTGGCCGAACGTTTACGGCGTAAATTCCCGCTGGCCTTGATAGATGAATTTCAGGATACCGATCCTGTGCAGTATCAGTTATTTGATGCGATTTATCAGCTAAATGAAAACAGAAGCGATTGCGGTATTTTATTGATAGGCGACCCAAAACAAGCCATTTACGCCTTCCGTGGTGCTGATATTTATAGTTATTTAGCCGCCAAACAAGCCACAGCAGGAAGGCATTTTCAACTGCCAAAAAACTTTCGTTCTACCCACGAAATGGTCAGCGCGGTTAATCACTTATTTAGTTATGCCGAACAGCGCGCTTTAGGCGCTTTTGTATTAGGCCGACCAGATTTATTGAGTTTTTATCCGGTAGAAGCTCAAGGGCGTAAAGAGAGCTTTGTGGTGGATCAAAGCCCGGCCACAGCGCTGGAGTTTTGTATTAAAGAGTCCCCCGATGGCAAGCCTTTTAGTAAAGCAGCCTGTTTAGCAGAAATGGCGCAGGCCTGTGCTGAGCAAATCGCAGTGTTTTTAACCGGCAGTGCTGCAGGCAATACAGGTTTTGTGAAAGAGGCTCAGTTCACAGCACTTAAAACCAGCGATATAGCGGTTTTAGTCAATAACCAGCAGGAAGCCAATGCCATTAAAAAGGCCTTGGCAGAGCGTGCTTTGGCCTCTGTGTATTTATCCGATAAAGGCGCTGTATTTGAAAGCCCGGTGGCACTGGATTTATTGCTATGGCTACGCGCTTGCGCTGAGCCTCAACGAGAAGCTTTGGTACGCTCGGCTTTATCGAGCTGGAGCTTATCATTAAATTATTCCGAGCTTGAACAGCTGCTGCAGGATGAACTGTTGTGGGAGCAGCAACTGGCGCGTTTTGCTACTTATCAGCAACTCTGGCAACAGCAAGGTGTGCTGGTGATGTTATGGCAACTGATGCGTGATTTTGGTGTAGCTGAGTTTTTACAGCAGCAGCCATCAGGCGAAAGGCTGCTGACCGATATTCTGCATTTGGCTGAACTGTTGCAACAACGCTCGATGGAGCTGGAAGGTCCGGCTGCGCTTATTCGTTATCTGGCTGAGCATTTGGCGGGGCAAGGTGATTTAGCGGCTGAGCAGCAAAAACTGCGGTTAGAAAGCGATGAAGCCCTGATTAAAATTGTCACTATTCACAAATCCAAAGGCCTGGAGTACCCGCTGGTATTTTTACCTTTTATTGCCTTAGCCCGCGCTGTGGATGCCGGCAAAGGTCCTGTCACTTACCATCAGGACGGTGAGCTTACCGTGGTGTTACAAGCCAACGAGCAGCAAGCCCAACAAGCAGAGCGGGAACGTTTAGCCGAAGATATGCGTAAATTGTATGTGGCCTTAACCCGGGCGCGGCATTATTGCTGGGTGGGGCTGATGCCGGTCAAAGAGCAAAGCGCTATAGGTTACTTGTTATCTGATGATGCGCTAGTGTCGCCTGTGGCTTTGCCAGAGCAGTTATCGCCTTTACTGACACAGCCTGATATTCGTTTGGTCGACAACTTATCAGAGCAGCGGACTCAAGTCGCAGTGATGGATCAGGCGGGCGAGCTGTTGCCTTATGCCCAAATGACCCGTTCAGTGAAAGAGCTGTGGTGGATAGCCAGTTACAGCGCTTTGCTGGAGCAACATCAGCATGACAGTAAAGCAGCTGAGCTGTATCAGGAATTAGCACCAGAGCAATTGCAGGATGATGTTGAACCAACAGGATCAAAGGCCGTGACTTTGGCTCAGGGTTTTGTCCGTGGCAGTCAGGCCGGTACTTTTTTACATGATGCGTTGGAGTGGGGGGCGGTTCAGGGCTTTGATCTATTGGCGCAGCAGCCGGATTTATGGCAACAAGGCCTCACTCCTTTAATGCAGAAATATGGCTTATTGCAGCAACTGCCAGAGCATAGATGGCAAATCCGGTATTGGGCTGAGCAACAAGCACCTTATCCTGAAACTGACCATGTAGCCGAAGCCTTAGTGCCATTGCAGCAGTGGCTGACGGAGCTTATTCAAACGCCTCTCTGGCAGAATAACAAAACCAGCTTAAGCAGTCTTACCGAAGGGAGTTACAGGGCTGAACTAGAATTCTGGTTGGCAGTACAGCACTGCAGCAGTGCGCAGCTGGACGCCTTAGTGCAGCAGTATCTGTGGCCTGAATTGTCACGGTCAGCGCTTCGCACCACCCAGCTGCAGGGCATGCTGAAAGGTTTTATCGACTTAACTTTAGAGCAGGATGGCCGCTATTGGGTGCTGGATTATAAATCGAATTATATAGCCGATGGGCAATACGACAGCC of Rheinheimera sp. MM224 contains these proteins:
- the recB gene encoding exodeoxyribonuclease V subunit beta is translated as MSAAIANLDLLSFPLSGSQLIEASAGTGKTFTIAALYLRLVLGHGTSKALLPPDILVVTFTEAATQELTERIGQRLADAARYFREQTNEADPFLQSLRSEFTPEQWPHCAYQLELAVQYLDEAAISTIHGWCNKVLAEFALSSGYLFEQNLVTDVEQLQLDVIRDYWRNFYYPLPEEHIATVWQQLQNPETLRKKILPLISHLSLFTEPATPAVLLPEVKAQRKQKLAELKAPWNNWISEIRILLHGAIERKEVDGRKLQARYLDSWLAKLVAWITDAEMVDPDLQTGQSRLTPEGLSEAFKGPVPNHPAFEAMAKLADELAALPDPQQDLVLHAAFWFARRFHQLQLERSELGFDELLSRLQQALQKDQGGLLAERLRRKFPLALIDEFQDTDPVQYQLFDAIYQLNENRSDCGILLIGDPKQAIYAFRGADIYSYLAAKQATAGRHFQLPKNFRSTHEMVSAVNHLFSYAEQRALGAFVLGRPDLLSFYPVEAQGRKESFVVDQSPATALEFCIKESPDGKPFSKAACLAEMAQACAEQIAVFLTGSAAGNTGFVKEAQFTALKTSDIAVLVNNQQEANAIKKALAERALASVYLSDKGAVFESPVALDLLLWLRACAEPQREALVRSALSSWSLSLNYSELEQLLQDELLWEQQLARFATYQQLWQQQGVLVMLWQLMRDFGVAEFLQQQPSGERLLTDILHLAELLQQRSMELEGPAALIRYLAEHLAGQGDLAAEQQKLRLESDEALIKIVTIHKSKGLEYPLVFLPFIALARAVDAGKGPVTYHQDGELTVVLQANEQQAQQAERERLAEDMRKLYVALTRARHYCWVGLMPVKEQSAIGYLLSDDALVSPVALPEQLSPLLTQPDIRLVDNLSEQRTQVAVMDQAGELLPYAQMTRSVKELWWIASYSALLEQHQHDSKAAELYQELAPEQLQDDVEPTGSKAVTLAQGFVRGSQAGTFLHDALEWGAVQGFDLLAQQPDLWQQGLTPLMQKYGLLQQLPEHRWQIRYWAEQQAPYPETDHVAEALVPLQQWLTELIQTPLWQNNKTSLSSLTEGSYRAELEFWLAVQHCSSAQLDALVQQYLWPELSRSALRTTQLQGMLKGFIDLTLEQDGRYWVLDYKSNYIADGQYDSPALIQQMLAHRYDVQAALYAVAIHRLLQSRLTDYKPKEHLGGALYWFLRGGEATNKGVLAVDIPLELVNKLDALLQGQLVAKELAHV